A section of the Mesobacillus jeotgali genome encodes:
- the mdh gene encoding malate dehydrogenase has protein sequence MSLKRKKISVIGGGFTGATTAFLLAQKELGDVVLVDIPQMENPTKGKALDMLEASPVQGFDANITGTSSYEDTKDSDIVVVTAGIARKPGMSRDDLVQTNQKIMKSVAQEIAKHSPNSFIVVLTNPVDAMTYTIFKESGFPKNRVIGQSGVLDSARFRTFVAQELNLSVKDVTGFVLGGHGDDMVPLVRYSYAGGIPLETLIPKDRLEAIVERTRKGGGEIVNLLGNGSAYYAPAASLVEMCEAILKDQRRVLPAIAYLEGEYGYEGIYLGVPTILGAGGIEKVIELELTEDEKAALDKSAESVRSVMAVLA, from the coding sequence ATGTCATTGAAACGCAAAAAGATTTCAGTCATTGGTGGAGGATTCACTGGAGCAACAACAGCATTCTTGCTTGCACAGAAGGAACTTGGGGATGTAGTGTTGGTCGATATCCCGCAAATGGAAAACCCAACAAAGGGTAAAGCGCTTGATATGCTTGAAGCGAGTCCAGTCCAAGGCTTTGACGCGAACATTACCGGTACTTCCAGCTATGAGGATACGAAAGACTCAGACATCGTTGTTGTCACAGCTGGTATTGCACGCAAACCTGGCATGAGCCGAGATGACCTTGTCCAGACGAACCAGAAAATCATGAAAAGTGTAGCCCAGGAAATCGCCAAGCACTCCCCGAATAGTTTTATCGTCGTACTTACAAATCCGGTTGACGCGATGACTTATACTATTTTTAAAGAGTCCGGTTTCCCTAAAAACAGAGTAATCGGTCAATCAGGTGTATTGGATTCAGCCCGTTTCCGTACATTCGTTGCACAGGAATTGAACCTATCTGTAAAAGATGTAACTGGTTTTGTTCTTGGGGGCCACGGTGATGATATGGTGCCACTAGTGCGTTATTCATATGCAGGAGGCATTCCTCTTGAAACACTTATCCCAAAAGACCGCCTGGAAGCAATCGTAGAGCGTACACGTAAAGGCGGTGGCGAAATCGTCAACCTTCTTGGAAATGGGAGCGCTTACTACGCGCCAGCAGCCTCACTTGTGGAAATGTGTGAAGCGATTCTTAAAGACCAGCGTCGTGTACTTCCGGCGATTGCCTACCTCGAAGGGGAATATGGATACGAAGGAATCTATCTCGGAGTTCCAACAATCCTTGGTGCCGGCGGAATTGAAAAAGTAATCGAGCTTGAATTGACAGAAGATGAAAAAGCTGCACTAGACAAGTCAGCTGAATCTGTCCGAAGTGTTATGGCCGTTCTGGCTTAA
- the icd gene encoding NADP-dependent isocitrate dehydrogenase: protein MQGEKITVKDGVLNVPNNPIVPFIEGDGTGPDIWAASVRVLDAAVEKAYKGERKIVWKEVLAGEKAFNQTGEWLPSETLESINEYLIAIKGPLTTPIGGGIRSLNVALRQELDLFVCLRPVRWFEGVPSPVKRPQDTDMVIFRENTEDIYAGIEYASGSEEVKKVLEFLQNEMGVNKIRFPETSGIGIKPVSKEGTERLVRSAINYAITEGRKSLTLVHKGNIMKFTEGAFKNWGYELAEKEFGDKVFTWAQYDKIKEEQGTDAANKAQSDAEAAGKIIVKDAIADIFLQQILTRPKEFDVVATMNLNGDYISDALAAQVGGIGIAPGANINYETGHAIFEATHGTAPKYAGLDKVNPSSVILSGVLMLEHLGWTEAANLIVKSMEKSIASKVVTYDFARLMDGATEVKTSEFGDELIKNMG, encoded by the coding sequence ATGCAAGGTGAAAAAATTACAGTTAAAGATGGAGTTTTAAACGTACCAAACAACCCGATTGTTCCTTTTATCGAAGGTGACGGAACAGGTCCTGATATCTGGGCAGCTTCTGTCCGTGTCCTTGATGCTGCTGTTGAAAAAGCATACAAGGGTGAGCGCAAGATTGTCTGGAAAGAGGTTCTTGCTGGGGAAAAGGCATTCAACCAGACTGGCGAGTGGCTACCAAGCGAAACTCTAGAGTCGATCAATGAGTACTTAATCGCAATCAAGGGTCCATTAACAACACCTATCGGCGGCGGAATCCGTTCCCTTAACGTTGCACTTCGCCAGGAACTAGACCTATTCGTATGCCTGCGTCCTGTACGCTGGTTCGAAGGTGTACCATCACCTGTAAAGCGTCCTCAGGACACTGACATGGTTATTTTCCGTGAAAACACTGAAGACATCTATGCGGGTATTGAGTATGCTAGCGGTTCTGAAGAAGTCAAGAAAGTTCTTGAATTCCTGCAAAACGAAATGGGCGTAAATAAAATCCGTTTCCCTGAAACTTCAGGAATCGGTATCAAGCCTGTTTCCAAAGAAGGAACAGAGCGCCTTGTACGTTCAGCGATCAATTACGCCATCACAGAAGGACGTAAGTCATTAACGCTTGTACATAAAGGCAATATCATGAAATTCACTGAAGGTGCGTTCAAAAACTGGGGTTATGAACTTGCTGAGAAAGAATTCGGCGATAAGGTATTCACTTGGGCTCAGTATGACAAGATTAAAGAAGAACAGGGTACTGATGCAGCGAATAAAGCTCAGTCTGACGCAGAGGCTGCTGGCAAGATCATCGTTAAAGATGCGATTGCAGATATCTTCCTTCAGCAAATCCTTACTCGTCCGAAAGAGTTCGATGTTGTTGCGACAATGAACCTTAACGGCGACTACATTTCTGATGCACTTGCAGCACAGGTAGGCGGTATCGGTATCGCTCCTGGAGCAAACATCAACTATGAAACTGGCCATGCTATTTTTGAAGCGACTCATGGTACTGCTCCGAAATATGCTGGTTTGGATAAAGTTAACCCGTCTTCAGTTATCCTTTCAGGAGTTCTTATGCTTGAACACCTTGGCTGGACGGAAGCTGCCAACCTGATTGTCAAGTCTATGGAAAAATCAATCGCTTCAAAGGTTGTAACATATGACTTTGCACGTTTGATGGATGGCGCTACAGAAGTGAAGACTTCTGAGTTCGGTGATGAACTGATCAAGAACATGGGCTAA
- the citZ gene encoding citrate synthase: protein MTVTRGLEGVVATTSSISSIIDDTLTYVGYDIDDLAENASFEEVIYLLWHRKLPTAAELDELKKQLAENAALPKEVLEHFKMYPIDKVHPMAAVRSAVSLLGLYDDEADVMEKEANYRKAIRLQAKMPAIVTAFARVRKGLEPIAPREDLNFAANFLYMLTGDEPEDVAVEAMNKALVLHADHELNASTFTARVCVATLSDVYSGVTAAIGALKGPLHGGANEAVMKMLTEIGTLENVEPAIRGKLANKEKIMGFGHRVYRQGDPRAKHLREMSKRLTELTGEPHWYQMSTKIEDIVTGEKNLPPNVDFYSASVYHSLGIDHDLFTPIFAVSRVSGWLAHILEQYDNNRLIRPRADYTGPGKQDYVAIEMR from the coding sequence ATGACAGTAACACGTGGTCTTGAAGGGGTAGTGGCAACAACATCTTCTATCAGTTCTATCATCGATGATACACTGACTTATGTTGGCTATGACATTGATGATCTAGCAGAAAATGCTAGTTTCGAAGAAGTGATTTACCTATTATGGCATCGCAAGCTTCCTACAGCGGCAGAATTGGACGAATTGAAGAAGCAGCTTGCAGAAAATGCGGCATTGCCAAAGGAAGTGCTTGAGCATTTCAAGATGTACCCTATTGATAAAGTCCATCCGATGGCTGCAGTTCGCTCGGCAGTATCTCTTTTAGGATTATACGATGATGAAGCGGATGTTATGGAGAAAGAAGCGAATTACCGTAAAGCGATTCGTCTTCAGGCAAAAATGCCAGCTATTGTAACTGCTTTTGCAAGAGTAAGGAAAGGTCTTGAGCCAATTGCGCCAAGGGAAGACCTGAATTTCGCTGCAAACTTCCTGTATATGCTGACTGGTGATGAGCCTGAAGATGTGGCTGTAGAAGCAATGAACAAAGCTCTTGTCCTTCACGCTGATCATGAGCTCAATGCTTCGACATTCACAGCACGAGTATGTGTGGCGACGCTATCAGATGTGTATTCTGGTGTTACAGCAGCTATCGGTGCATTAAAGGGACCTCTTCATGGAGGAGCTAACGAAGCAGTTATGAAAATGCTGACTGAAATCGGCACACTTGAAAATGTTGAGCCAGCAATCCGCGGAAAGCTTGCGAACAAAGAAAAAATCATGGGCTTCGGACACCGTGTATACCGCCAGGGAGACCCTCGTGCGAAACACTTGAGAGAAATGTCCAAGAGGCTTACTGAGCTTACCGGCGAGCCGCATTGGTATCAGATGTCCACTAAAATTGAAGATATCGTAACAGGCGAAAAGAATCTGCCGCCGAATGTCGACTTCTATTCTGCATCTGTATACCACAGCCTTGGCATTGACCATGACCTTTTCACGCCAATTTTTGCAGTAAGCCGTGTATCCGGATGGCTTGCGCATATACTTGAGCAGTATGACAACAACCGTCTGATCCGCCCTCGTGCTGATTATACGGGTCCTGGCAAGCAGGACTATGTTGCCATCGAAATGAGATAA
- a CDS encoding DUF441 domain-containing protein, with the protein MLQPMLFLITLLVIAFLAKNQSLIIAVLVLLVMKIAGFEAKTFSLLQGKGINWGVTIITIAVLAPIASGDIGFKDLSGAFKSPYAWIALISGMAVALLAKGGVTLLAEDPHITTALVLGTILAVSLFKGVAVGPLIGAGIAFAAMKFFDFFK; encoded by the coding sequence ATGCTGCAGCCTATGCTTTTTTTAATAACATTGCTTGTGATAGCTTTCTTAGCCAAAAACCAATCATTAATTATAGCTGTACTTGTACTTCTTGTGATGAAGATTGCCGGGTTTGAAGCAAAAACGTTTTCGCTGCTTCAGGGAAAGGGTATTAACTGGGGAGTGACAATTATCACCATTGCCGTCCTGGCCCCAATTGCCAGTGGTGATATTGGCTTCAAGGATTTATCAGGTGCCTTTAAATCACCTTATGCCTGGATTGCATTGATTTCAGGGATGGCCGTTGCTCTGCTTGCAAAGGGTGGGGTCACACTGCTCGCTGAAGATCCTCATATCACAACTGCGCTAGTCTTGGGAACCATCCTGGCAGTATCGTTATTCAAAGGTGTGGCAGTAGGTCCTTTGATAGGTGCAGGGATTGCATTTGCAGCCATGAAATTCTTTGATTTTTTCAAATAG
- the ytvI gene encoding sporulation integral membrane protein YtvI has product MNPVYLHRTIRFILVISTIVAGAFALYYVSKVTYPFLIGFLIAFMMNPLVNFLQMRAKIPRSLAVIIALILIMSLFAGLLTLLVVEIASGAEYLAKVVPDHLVTLIDYIEHLFAAQLIPLYNQLAGLFQNLDAGQQDTIMDNIQNVGATIGTTAGNFIKNFFEKIPNILSWFPNAATVLIFSLLGTFFISKDWYRLSALGTRLLPNRARTSSKSVFDDLKKALFGFIKAQATLISITTVIILIGLLILRVDYAITIALVTGIIDIIPYLGTGAVFVPWIIYEAVTGDMSTAIGLGVLYVVVLVQRQVMEPKILSSSIGLDPLATLIALFVGFKTIGFLGLIVGPVILVVFNTLQRANVFHDLWSFIKGKDEVIIK; this is encoded by the coding sequence TTGAACCCGGTATATCTTCATCGAACCATACGTTTTATTCTAGTCATAAGCACGATTGTTGCAGGAGCTTTTGCCTTATATTATGTTTCAAAGGTCACATATCCATTTTTAATCGGATTTCTGATTGCGTTTATGATGAATCCGCTCGTCAACTTTCTTCAAATGCGGGCTAAAATACCGAGGTCCCTGGCAGTAATCATTGCTCTCATCCTGATTATGTCATTGTTTGCCGGACTGCTGACTTTGCTTGTTGTTGAAATAGCATCCGGGGCCGAATATCTGGCTAAGGTTGTCCCTGATCACCTGGTTACTTTAATTGATTACATAGAGCATCTATTTGCTGCCCAGCTCATTCCGCTTTATAACCAATTAGCTGGTTTGTTCCAAAACCTGGATGCAGGTCAGCAGGATACGATCATGGACAATATCCAGAATGTCGGTGCCACTATCGGGACAACCGCAGGGAATTTTATCAAGAACTTTTTTGAAAAAATTCCGAACATCCTGTCATGGTTCCCGAATGCAGCAACCGTTCTTATTTTCTCTTTGCTGGGGACATTCTTCATCAGCAAGGATTGGTATAGATTATCCGCATTAGGTACGAGGCTCTTGCCGAATCGAGCTAGGACAAGCAGTAAAAGTGTTTTTGATGATTTAAAAAAGGCTTTATTCGGATTTATTAAGGCCCAGGCGACCCTGATATCGATTACCACGGTTATCATCCTGATCGGATTACTGATCCTCAGAGTTGATTATGCGATCACGATCGCCCTCGTGACCGGCATTATTGACATCATTCCATACCTTGGCACGGGGGCTGTATTTGTTCCATGGATCATATATGAAGCGGTAACCGGTGACATGAGTACTGCAATCGGTTTGGGTGTTTTATATGTTGTTGTCCTTGTACAAAGGCAAGTAATGGAGCCAAAAATTCTATCATCCAGCATTGGCCTGGATCCACTCGCTACCTTGATTGCCCTGTTTGTCGGTTTTAAAACTATCGGGTTCCTGGGACTGATTGTCGGTCCTGTGATTCTGGTTGTCTTCAACACTCTGCAGCGCGCTAACGTATTCCATGATTTATGGTCGTTCATTAAAGGAAAAGATGAAGTGATAATCAAGTAG
- a CDS encoding FxsA family protein → MKYIFLFLIIIPAAEISVLLLSGQTIGIWPTISLIILTGFLGAYLAKQQGLETIRRTQDQLRRGMMPGDVILDGISILVGGVLLLTPGFITDIMGILLLAPPTRKFFKALMLKLFRNWMDKGTIKVIR, encoded by the coding sequence ATGAAATACATTTTTCTGTTTTTAATTATTATTCCAGCGGCTGAGATTTCTGTCTTATTGCTTTCAGGGCAAACAATCGGCATTTGGCCAACGATTTCACTTATAATCCTCACAGGTTTCCTCGGGGCTTACCTTGCGAAACAGCAGGGATTGGAAACAATCAGAAGAACACAGGATCAATTAAGGCGAGGCATGATGCCAGGAGATGTCATCCTGGATGGAATAAGCATTCTCGTTGGAGGAGTCCTGCTTTTGACTCCTGGATTCATCACCGACATCATGGGGATTTTACTTCTGGCGCCACCTACAAGGAAGTTTTTCAAAGCATTGATGCTGAAGCTGTTCCGTAACTGGATGGATAAAGGGACCATTAAAGTTATACGATAA
- the pyk gene encoding pyruvate kinase, whose amino-acid sequence MRKTKIVCTIGPASESVEKLTQLIESGMNVSRLNFSHGNHEEHAARIKNIREAAEKTGKKVGILLDTKGPEIRTNDMENGAIELVTGQECIVSMKEVLGTAEKFSVTYDQLIDDVHPGAKILLDDGLIGLEVISIDKENNEIKTKVLNTGTLKNKKGVNVPGVSVNLPGITEKDAKDILFGIEQGVDFIAASFVRRATDVLEIRQLLEENNGSHIQIIPKIENQEGVDNINEILEVSDGLMVARGDLGVEIPAEEVPLVQKDLIKKCNTLGKPVITATQMLDSMQRNPRPTRAEASDVANAIFDGTDAIMLSGETAAGHYPVEAVQTMHNIASRAEQALNHKELLSFRSKETDHNITDAIGQSVAHTALNLEVNAIITPTESGHTARMISKYRPKAPIIAVTSNDHVVRRLALVWGVYPQLGEKAETTDEMLASAVEESVNSGHVSHGDLVVITAGVPVGEAGTTNLMKIHVVGDILAKAQGIGRKSAYGRVVLAKDAQEAISKVKPGSILVTIGSDREMVPALEKCSALITEEGGLTSHAAVVGLNLGIPVIVGVENAMNLFTDGQEITVDSARGVIYKGHASVL is encoded by the coding sequence ATGCGCAAAACGAAAATTGTTTGTACGATTGGTCCCGCAAGTGAAAGTGTAGAAAAATTAACCCAGCTGATTGAGTCAGGAATGAATGTATCCCGCTTGAATTTCTCCCACGGGAATCATGAAGAACATGCTGCCCGTATCAAGAATATCAGAGAAGCTGCAGAGAAAACAGGGAAGAAGGTTGGTATCCTTCTTGATACGAAAGGCCCTGAAATCCGCACAAATGATATGGAAAATGGCGCAATCGAGCTTGTGACAGGCCAGGAATGTATTGTATCCATGAAAGAAGTTCTGGGTACAGCCGAGAAATTCTCTGTTACTTATGACCAGCTTATTGATGATGTCCATCCCGGTGCGAAAATTCTGCTTGATGACGGTTTAATCGGGCTTGAAGTAATCAGCATCGATAAAGAAAATAATGAAATCAAGACCAAAGTCCTTAACACGGGTACGCTTAAAAATAAAAAAGGCGTTAACGTTCCTGGTGTTTCCGTTAATCTTCCGGGAATCACGGAAAAGGATGCAAAAGATATCCTTTTCGGGATCGAACAAGGCGTAGATTTCATCGCAGCTTCTTTTGTGCGGCGCGCAACGGATGTTTTGGAAATCCGTCAGCTTTTAGAAGAAAATAACGGTTCCCACATCCAGATCATTCCTAAGATTGAAAATCAGGAAGGCGTTGACAACATCAACGAAATCCTTGAGGTTTCAGATGGACTGATGGTTGCCCGTGGAGATCTTGGTGTAGAAATCCCAGCCGAAGAAGTGCCACTTGTGCAAAAAGATTTGATCAAAAAGTGCAATACACTCGGAAAGCCAGTCATCACAGCTACTCAAATGCTCGATTCTATGCAGCGCAACCCTCGTCCAACTCGTGCAGAGGCTAGTGACGTTGCGAATGCGATATTTGATGGAACTGACGCTATCATGCTTTCAGGTGAAACAGCAGCGGGACACTACCCTGTTGAAGCTGTGCAGACAATGCATAACATCGCATCTCGTGCAGAGCAGGCGCTTAATCATAAAGAATTACTGTCATTCCGCAGTAAAGAGACAGACCACAATATCACGGATGCAATCGGACAATCGGTTGCACACACAGCGCTAAACCTTGAAGTTAATGCCATCATCACACCAACTGAAAGTGGACATACTGCACGTATGATTTCAAAGTACCGTCCAAAAGCACCGATCATTGCGGTTACTTCTAATGATCATGTGGTCCGCCGACTTGCCCTCGTATGGGGAGTGTATCCACAGCTTGGAGAAAAGGCAGAAACGACGGATGAAATGCTTGCCAGCGCAGTCGAAGAAAGTGTCAACAGCGGTCATGTTTCCCATGGTGACCTGGTAGTCATCACTGCTGGTGTACCAGTTGGAGAAGCAGGCACAACTAACTTGATGAAAATCCATGTAGTAGGAGATATCCTTGCAAAAGCACAAGGTATTGGCCGCAAATCTGCATACGGAAGAGTAGTTTTAGCAAAAGATGCCCAAGAAGCAATCAGTAAGGTAAAGCCAGGCAGCATCCTTGTAACAATCGGCTCCGACCGTGAAATGGTACCTGCCCTTGAGAAATGCAGTGCATTAATCACTGAAGAAGGCGGTCTGACAAGCCATGCAGCAGTTGTTGGATTGAACCTTGGAATCCCGGTCATCGTAGGAGTGGAAAATGCGATGAACCTGTTCACGGATGGCCAGGAAATCACAGTGGACTCTGCAAGAGGTGTCATCTACAAAGGACATGCGAGCGTTTTATAA
- the pfkA gene encoding 6-phosphofructokinase, with amino-acid sequence MKRIGVLTSGGDAPGMNAAVRAVVRKAIYHDVEVYGVIGGYAGLMNGNIQKLELGSVGDIIHRGGTFLYSARSEEFKNKEGQQKGIEQLKKFGIDGLVVIGGDGSYRGAKALTEQGFPCVGVPGTIDNDIPGTEFTIGFDTALNTVIDAIDKIRDTASSHERTFVVEVMGRNAGDIALWAGLAGGAETILIPEDPHDMKDIANRLKKGHERGKKHSIIVVAEGVMNGYEFAKKLKEETDFDTRVTVLGHVQRGGSPTAFDRVLASRLGARAVELLLEGKGGRAVGMEKNQLVDYDIIEALAKEHTLDLNLYKLSKELSI; translated from the coding sequence ATGAAAAGAATTGGTGTTTTGACGAGCGGCGGGGATGCCCCTGGGATGAACGCAGCAGTTCGTGCCGTCGTAAGGAAGGCTATTTATCATGATGTCGAGGTGTACGGTGTAATCGGCGGGTATGCTGGATTGATGAACGGAAATATCCAAAAGCTTGAACTAGGATCTGTAGGTGACATTATCCACCGTGGAGGGACATTCCTTTACTCTGCACGCAGTGAAGAATTCAAGAATAAGGAAGGCCAGCAAAAAGGTATCGAACAACTGAAGAAATTCGGCATTGACGGCTTAGTCGTTATTGGAGGAGATGGTTCTTACCGAGGCGCAAAGGCTTTGACTGAGCAAGGATTTCCTTGTGTTGGTGTCCCTGGGACGATTGATAATGATATTCCTGGCACGGAGTTCACCATCGGCTTCGATACAGCACTTAACACAGTTATTGACGCGATTGACAAGATCCGTGATACAGCTTCTTCACATGAAAGAACCTTTGTCGTCGAAGTAATGGGACGTAATGCGGGAGATATCGCGCTATGGGCAGGTTTAGCTGGTGGTGCGGAAACTATTCTTATTCCGGAAGATCCGCATGATATGAAGGATATTGCCAACCGTCTAAAAAAAGGTCATGAACGCGGTAAAAAGCATAGTATCATTGTTGTGGCTGAAGGAGTCATGAATGGCTATGAATTCGCAAAAAAATTAAAGGAAGAAACGGACTTCGATACGAGAGTTACGGTTCTCGGCCATGTCCAGCGCGGCGGGTCACCGACTGCATTTGACCGTGTATTGGCGAGCCGACTTGGCGCCCGCGCGGTAGAGCTTTTATTAGAAGGCAAAGGCGGACGAGCTGTCGGAATGGAGAAGAACCAGTTGGTTGACTATGACATTATCGAGGCTCTGGCTAAAGAACATACGCTTGATTTGAACTTATATAAATTATCAAAAGAGCTTTCTATCTAA
- the accA gene encoding acetyl-CoA carboxylase carboxyl transferase subunit alpha codes for MAGELEFEKPVLELRKKISELKEFTKNTDVDLSSEIDKLEARLQKLETEIYENMKPWDRVQIARHPNRPTTLEYISLLFTDFFECHGDRTFGDDEAIVGGIAKFHGYPVTVIGHQRGKDTKENIRRNFGMPHPEGYRKALRLMKQAEKFRRPIICFIDTKGAYPGKAAEERGQSEAIARNLFEMAGLKVPVICVVIGEGGSGGALALGVGNYIHMLENSTYSVISPEGAAAILWKDSSLAKKAAETMKITAPDLKGLGIIDEIIPEVKGGAHKDLKQQAKYMDKILKDSMSELLVLDEDTLLSQRYEKYKRIGEFSFPTEFIGVK; via the coding sequence ATGGCAGGAGAACTAGAATTCGAGAAACCAGTATTAGAATTAAGGAAAAAAATAAGTGAGCTGAAGGAATTCACCAAGAATACCGATGTTGATCTTAGCTCTGAAATAGATAAGCTTGAAGCAAGATTGCAAAAGCTTGAAACTGAAATTTATGAGAACATGAAACCATGGGATCGGGTACAGATTGCCCGGCACCCAAATCGTCCAACGACGCTTGAATATATCTCTTTGCTGTTTACTGACTTCTTCGAATGCCATGGCGACAGGACTTTTGGAGATGATGAAGCGATTGTTGGCGGTATTGCAAAGTTCCATGGCTATCCAGTTACAGTTATTGGCCACCAGCGCGGCAAAGATACGAAGGAAAATATCCGGAGGAACTTTGGTATGCCTCATCCGGAGGGTTACCGCAAAGCTTTGCGTCTAATGAAGCAGGCTGAAAAATTCAGAAGGCCGATTATTTGTTTTATAGATACAAAGGGTGCTTATCCAGGGAAAGCGGCTGAAGAACGGGGACAAAGTGAAGCAATCGCACGAAATCTGTTCGAAATGGCTGGCTTGAAGGTTCCGGTCATCTGTGTTGTCATCGGGGAAGGCGGAAGTGGCGGAGCTCTTGCACTAGGAGTGGGCAATTACATTCACATGCTGGAGAACTCCACATACTCGGTTATATCTCCAGAAGGAGCAGCGGCCATCCTTTGGAAAGATTCTTCTTTAGCTAAAAAAGCGGCAGAAACCATGAAAATTACAGCTCCTGATCTTAAAGGGCTTGGAATCATTGATGAAATCATTCCTGAAGTAAAAGGCGGAGCACATAAAGATTTGAAGCAGCAAGCAAAGTATATGGATAAAATATTAAAAGACTCGATGTCAGAGCTGCTGGTTTTAGATGAAGATACATTACTAAGCCAGCGCTATGAGAAATATAAACGAATTGGGGAGTTCTCGTTTCCAACTGAATTTATCGGGGTAAAATAA
- the accD gene encoding acetyl-CoA carboxylase, carboxyltransferase subunit beta has protein sequence MLKELFTKTKKKKYATIPSEAAKQDVPEGIMTKCPNCKKIMYTKELNKNCKVCIQCGYHHQMNSDERIKSFLDIGSFRELDREMVSGNPLGFPGYEEKLEKDREKTDLNEAVVTGIGSVNGYDVAIAIMDATFRMGSMGSVVGEKITRAIEKADELSIPFIIFTASGGARMQEGVLSLMQMAKTSVALKRFSDNGGLIISIMTHPTTGGVSASFASLGDYNLAEPGALIGFAGRRIIEQTIREELPEDFQTAEFLLKHGQLDAVISRVDLKEKIAGILEIHQPGGTFEWQEN, from the coding sequence TTGCTTAAGGAGCTTTTTACTAAAACGAAAAAGAAGAAGTACGCGACAATTCCTTCTGAAGCAGCAAAGCAGGATGTTCCTGAAGGAATCATGACTAAATGTCCGAACTGCAAAAAAATCATGTATACGAAAGAACTGAATAAAAACTGCAAGGTTTGTATCCAGTGTGGTTACCATCATCAAATGAATTCAGATGAGCGGATTAAAAGCTTCCTTGACATAGGAAGTTTCCGCGAATTGGACCGCGAAATGGTATCAGGCAATCCGCTCGGCTTTCCTGGATACGAGGAAAAGCTGGAAAAGGACCGGGAAAAAACGGATTTGAACGAGGCGGTAGTTACCGGCATAGGTTCTGTGAACGGATATGATGTTGCCATAGCGATCATGGATGCGACCTTCAGGATGGGAAGCATGGGATCTGTTGTAGGCGAGAAGATTACAAGAGCGATAGAGAAAGCCGATGAACTGTCCATTCCATTCATTATTTTTACTGCCTCAGGCGGGGCGAGGATGCAGGAAGGTGTCCTGAGTCTCATGCAAATGGCAAAAACAAGTGTCGCACTGAAAAGATTCAGCGATAATGGAGGGCTGATCATCTCCATCATGACCCACCCTACAACCGGGGGAGTTTCTGCAAGTTTTGCCAGTCTAGGGGACTACAATCTGGCAGAACCTGGGGCATTAATTGGCTTCGCGGGCCGCAGGATCATCGAACAGACTATTCGAGAGGAATTGCCTGAAGACTTCCAGACAGCGGAGTTTTTGCTGAAGCATGGACAGCTTGATGCGGTAATCTCGAGAGTCGATTTGAAGGAAAAAATTGCGGGAATACTTGAAATCCATCAGCCAGGAGGGACGTTCGAATGGCAGGAGAACTAG
- a CDS encoding FadR/GntR family transcriptional regulator, with protein MAQPEKSTKVYVEIVRQLREMINKDGLKPGDKIPSERELSERLIAGRSSVREALRALELLGLIETRRGEGTFIRDFRGNQLVQLLSTFILQDEKAKDDVVETKNMIEADCLYLAAEKINEDEIRRLKVWIDDHNFEDEEFFRRIADLADNHLFYRIWYILNDYYKALNLKVIPAPKEDYHLLVDSLTTKSGGLILKRYRMLRKLSDE; from the coding sequence GTGGCACAGCCTGAAAAAAGCACAAAAGTGTATGTGGAAATCGTCAGGCAGCTAAGGGAAATGATTAATAAAGACGGCTTGAAGCCAGGAGATAAAATTCCCTCGGAACGTGAACTTTCGGAGCGCCTGATTGCTGGGCGCTCTTCGGTTCGCGAGGCGTTGCGGGCCTTAGAGCTTCTTGGGCTGATAGAGACGAGAAGGGGAGAAGGGACCTTTATCAGGGACTTTCGCGGCAACCAGCTAGTCCAGTTATTAAGCACCTTTATCCTGCAGGATGAAAAAGCCAAAGATGATGTAGTAGAAACGAAAAATATGATCGAGGCTGATTGTCTCTATCTGGCAGCTGAAAAGATTAATGAAGATGAAATCAGAAGGTTAAAGGTCTGGATAGATGACCATAATTTTGAGGATGAGGAGTTTTTCCGAAGAATTGCAGACCTTGCTGACAATCATTTATTTTATCGAATTTGGTATATACTGAATGATTACTACAAAGCACTTAATCTGAAAGTAATTCCGGCTCCAAAAGAAGATTATCATCTGCTGGTGGACTCGCTTACAACAAAAAGTGGGGGACTGATCCTGAAAAGGTATCGCATGCTGCGGAAATTGTCGGACGAGTAA